From the Spiroplasma chrysopicola DF-1 genome, one window contains:
- a CDS encoding ABC transporter permease, producing the protein MNFINKLIKNSLQYISKKLLNYLSIFFLLILSVGVFAGMFNYNTQLDVLYTNAVQNSIRYDTHVNLNKMDLNSRSYNDLASDWIGFSNFDEKTMISDWIEFIDKTNNNNQVCFDSEKGIADQLWTFISQHNLTFKPDKSLSQFVDEFKGVNCNYLIYSLKNILATSLDSQTKKSLNWEMMVDNSADLTINETTYHLINAFHHSINQLWSNDNLNRVDISNSNKTAISISDGEVFVNSYFMSKTGLSNNALIDLGVKEDQANQFKIVGNGYRYSDLMLEAFRTINGNYNGSSSTNFALVYMTDNDFKNIFEYNPALINNYQAYIRFGNNDNFNNSFKELNTLITSYFSTTWNQTIAKYDDFGEPGQQEILIMIDYIIFAVVCFAASLVILTIMYFFIKRDIAAQQQTLGILKSLGYSTWQLAFSIIIPIVLTIILGSILGYIFAFGFASYFIILYKPFALLPFSVFYNNWIIFGVFIVAIPLIFIMILMLITINLLNKNPLTLINNQKQFNSLKIGKKFRTIRKKPLFYLPFGVKIATSFAQKSITKWITTLLTFLFGTLVLFFEFNAIDLFNKYVASVRTPYTEKTTQVIDIPFQFSYQLANDKLEINPDPSSFNYNWIPSSEIFPATLVEDNFDCSWEWANTYMPISFTDQNDQEGKSRPLAEIIKIISQPMMNKCLNGDYLKQVINSKAFDGLLKIIEQATTPEMFAKIKSYLQNAKLQSSIPNLSFGKFIYDSNDELPLLSTPIEPLQLEDNSKIRQATVIGLDQETNFADYYNFADNTSYVNDIFKLLPNSTAIPIVVSKKIWYSNELPLDRAFEWKVKTSPKDYQTTLLQVVGYTNNDTTTNNIYMDSKILRQLLGIDRIPDQPDKSTFGHNRLISQRTEGFQPEHYLTIYSKNGLKPENYIYFTPIANKVQNDSVIYATAILNNANSLMPLDLLQTSLENVFKNATLLIQITAFFTFIIIAFILIVLINIVVEENKGIMATLKGMGYSNFKIMNYVLSWYLIAFAIGLGLPFLISFYAWQLLTSFIFSLTGLLFELVFSWQSIVIVILALFILTSAITMIVLIRLRRERLVDLTK; encoded by the coding sequence GTGAATTTTATCAATAAGTTAATTAAAAATTCATTACAGTATATTTCAAAGAAACTATTAAACTATTTATCAATCTTTTTTTTGTTAATTTTATCAGTTGGGGTTTTTGCTGGGATGTTTAATTATAATACTCAGTTAGATGTCTTATATACAAACGCAGTCCAAAATTCAATTCGTTATGATACACATGTCAATTTAAATAAAATGGATTTAAATAGTCGTAGCTACAATGATTTAGCAAGTGATTGAATTGGTTTTTCTAACTTTGATGAAAAAACAATGATTTCAGATTGAATAGAGTTTATTGATAAAACAAATAATAATAACCAAGTTTGTTTTGACTCCGAAAAAGGAATTGCTGACCAATTATGAACTTTTATTAGTCAACATAACCTAACTTTTAAACCTGATAAATCATTATCACAGTTTGTTGATGAATTCAAGGGAGTAAATTGCAATTATTTAATTTATAGTTTAAAAAATATTTTAGCAACTAGTTTAGATTCTCAAACAAAAAAATCATTAAATTGAGAAATGATGGTTGATAATAGTGCGGATTTAACAATCAATGAGACAACATATCATCTAATTAACGCTTTTCATCATAGCATAAATCAATTGTGAAGTAATGATAACTTGAACCGAGTTGATATTAGTAATAGTAATAAAACAGCTATTAGTATTAGTGATGGCGAAGTTTTTGTTAATAGTTATTTTATGAGTAAAACTGGCTTAAGCAATAATGCTTTAATTGATTTAGGGGTGAAAGAAGATCAAGCAAATCAATTTAAAATTGTCGGTAATGGTTATCGTTATAGTGATTTAATGCTAGAAGCGTTTCGAACAATTAATGGTAATTATAATGGCTCATCTTCTACTAATTTTGCGCTGGTTTATATGACCGACAATGACTTTAAAAATATTTTTGAATATAATCCGGCATTAATAAATAATTATCAAGCTTATATTCGTTTTGGTAATAATGATAATTTTAATAATAGTTTTAAAGAGCTAAATACTTTAATAACTAGCTATTTTTCAACAACTTGAAATCAAACAATTGCTAAATATGATGATTTTGGTGAACCCGGACAGCAAGAAATTTTAATCATGATTGATTATATTATTTTTGCGGTAGTTTGTTTTGCCGCAAGCTTGGTTATTTTAACGATTATGTACTTTTTTATTAAGCGTGATATTGCTGCTCAACAACAAACACTAGGGATTTTAAAATCTCTTGGTTATAGCACTTGGCAATTAGCTTTTAGTATTATTATTCCAATTGTTTTAACAATTATTTTAGGTTCAATTTTAGGTTATATTTTTGCCTTTGGGTTTGCCAGTTATTTTATTATTTTATACAAACCATTTGCCTTATTACCATTTAGTGTTTTTTATAACAATTGAATTATTTTTGGGGTTTTTATTGTTGCTATACCGTTAATTTTTATAATGATTTTAATGTTAATTACCATTAATTTATTAAATAAAAATCCGTTAACGTTAATTAATAATCAAAAACAATTTAATAGTCTTAAAATTGGAAAAAAATTTAGAACAATTCGTAAAAAACCATTATTTTACTTACCATTTGGCGTCAAAATTGCGACTTCTTTTGCCCAAAAATCAATTACGAAATGGATTACAACCTTATTAACTTTCTTATTTGGAACCTTAGTTTTATTTTTTGAGTTTAATGCAATTGATTTGTTTAACAAATATGTTGCTAGTGTTCGAACACCATATACCGAAAAAACAACTCAAGTAATTGATATTCCTTTTCAATTTTCATATCAACTAGCAAATGATAAATTAGAAATAAATCCTGATCCAAGTAGTTTTAATTATAATTGAATTCCATCTTCAGAAATCTTCCCAGCAACATTGGTAGAGGATAATTTTGATTGTTCATGAGAATGAGCAAATACATATATGCCAATTAGTTTTACTGATCAAAACGACCAAGAGGGTAAGAGTAGACCATTGGCGGAAATAATTAAAATTATTTCTCAACCAATGATGAATAAGTGTCTTAATGGGGATTATTTAAAACAAGTAATTAACAGTAAGGCTTTTGATGGGTTATTAAAAATAATTGAACAAGCAACAACACCAGAGATGTTTGCCAAAATTAAGTCTTATTTACAAAATGCCAAATTACAGTCATCAATCCCAAATTTAAGTTTTGGAAAATTTATTTATGATTCTAATGATGAGTTACCATTATTATCAACCCCAATTGAACCATTACAATTAGAAGATAATAGTAAAATTCGCCAAGCTACTGTTATTGGGTTAGATCAAGAAACTAACTTTGCCGATTATTATAATTTTGCTGACAATACTAGTTATGTCAATGATATTTTTAAGTTATTACCCAATTCAACGGCAATTCCAATCGTTGTTTCTAAAAAAATATGATATAGTAATGAATTACCCCTTGATAGGGCATTTGAATGAAAAGTTAAAACTTCACCAAAAGATTATCAAACAACGTTATTACAAGTTGTTGGCTATACAAATAATGATACTACAACCAATAATATTTATATGGATAGTAAAATTCTTCGGCAATTATTAGGAATTGACCGTATTCCTGATCAACCTGATAAAAGTACTTTTGGTCACAATCGGTTGATTTCCCAACGGACAGAAGGTTTTCAACCAGAGCATTATTTAACAATTTATTCAAAAAATGGTTTGAAACCAGAAAATTATATTTACTTTACCCCAATAGCAAATAAGGTCCAAAATGATTCGGTAATATATGCAACGGCAATTTTAAACAATGCAAATAGTTTAATGCCCCTTGATTTATTACAAACTTCATTGGAAAATGTCTTTAAAAATGCCACCTTGTTAATTCAAATTACAGCCTTCTTTACCTTTATTATTATAGCCTTTATTTTGATTGTCTTAATTAATATTGTAGTTGAGGAAAATAAAGGAATTATGGCAACATTAAAAGGAATGGGTTATAGCAATTTTAAAATTATGAATTATGTTTTATCATGATATTTAATTGCATTTGCGATTGGGCTAGGACTGCCGTTCTTAATTTCGTTCTATGCTTGGCAATTACTAACGAGTTTTATCTTTTCCTTGACGGGATTATTATTTGAATTAGTCTTTTCATGACAAAGTATTGTGATTGTTATTCTAGCCTTATTTATTCTTACGAGTGCAATTACTATGATTGTTTTAATTCGTCTACGCCGCGAACGGTTAGTTGATTTAACAAAATAA
- the mtnN gene encoding 5'-methylthioadenosine/S-adenosylhomocysteine nucleosidase produces MKLVISAMAEELGETLASLEPQLIHNNNGLKVYQKDDWLFAITKIGQVNATIALTTIIKTFEISKIFNLGTAGSLIPTVKIQDVVIIEKAYYTFADATVFGYQLGQIPQEPFGYQSDQTLMTCLQKIVPDVKVGLLGTSDVFINSPNHLAHLQAMPIEITVSDMEGTAFFQTAYSFNIPIVAVKIISDQVFTPTNSKVEFKNNLLLASKKIKNIIDNLMLSC; encoded by the coding sequence ATGAAATTAGTAATTAGTGCAATGGCCGAAGAACTTGGCGAAACATTGGCAAGTTTAGAACCACAATTAATTCACAATAATAATGGTTTAAAAGTTTATCAAAAAGATGATTGATTATTTGCTATTACAAAGATTGGGCAGGTTAATGCAACAATTGCTTTAACAACAATTATTAAAACTTTTGAAATTAGTAAAATTTTTAATTTGGGAACAGCAGGGAGTTTAATCCCAACTGTTAAAATTCAAGATGTTGTTATTATTGAAAAAGCTTATTATACTTTTGCTGATGCAACAGTTTTTGGTTATCAATTAGGTCAAATCCCCCAAGAACCATTTGGTTATCAAAGTGATCAAACTTTAATGACTTGTTTACAAAAGATTGTTCCTGATGTTAAAGTGGGATTATTAGGAACAAGTGATGTTTTTATTAATAGTCCTAACCACTTGGCACATTTACAAGCAATGCCAATCGAAATTACTGTCAGTGATATGGAAGGAACAGCTTTTTTTCAAACAGCTTATAGTTTTAATATCCCAATTGTTGCTGTTAAAATTATTAGTGATCAAGTTTTTACCCCAACTAATTCTAAAGTTGAGTTTAAAAATAATCTATTATTAGCAAGTAAAAAAATTAAAAATATTATTGATAATTTAATGTTATCTTGTTAA
- a CDS encoding nicotinate-nucleotide adenylyltransferase gives MKVALFGGSFDPFHTDHLQIIKLVKRTLPVNEIWIIPTNQNPFKTRKLSPIADRLAMINLAVSDIPYVKINNIELKNNQPSTTYETVVELKASYPDIEFYFIIGSDQLPKLGEWNNINELIKIQTFIILQRLEEVSPKLLQKYQAITIPFINNNFLAATDLRAGKNLALQIPVINDYINEHLLYLPERLKSQMDEKRYQHCLNVGQTAQHLANIYDLNPQQALIAGTWHDVTKQWSNEKQEAYLLKYAPELVSEPIPTWHGYSAYYYLKHELLFNDEEILSAIKWHTVGHQSMTKLEMVTFIADKISKERQYDGVEYYRELSTINLEKTFQELIIMQYQCAVAKHGLLAIGKNIIKTISKWGKS, from the coding sequence ATGAAAGTAGCTTTATTTGGTGGGAGTTTTGACCCTTTTCATACTGACCATTTGCAAATTATTAAATTAGTTAAAAGAACATTACCGGTTAATGAAATCTGAATAATTCCAACTAACCAAAATCCTTTTAAAACAAGAAAATTATCGCCAATTGCTGATCGTTTAGCAATGATCAATTTAGCAGTTAGTGATATTCCGTATGTCAAAATTAATAATATTGAATTAAAAAATAACCAACCAAGTACTACTTATGAAACAGTTGTTGAATTAAAAGCAAGTTATCCTGATATTGAATTTTATTTTATTATTGGTTCTGATCAGTTACCGAAATTAGGGGAATGAAATAATATTAACGAATTAATTAAAATTCAAACATTTATTATTTTACAGCGTTTGGAAGAAGTTTCTCCGAAATTACTACAAAAGTATCAAGCTATTACCATTCCTTTTATAAATAATAACTTTTTAGCGGCAACAGATTTAAGGGCAGGTAAAAATTTAGCATTACAAATTCCAGTTATTAATGATTATATTAATGAACATTTATTATATTTACCAGAACGATTAAAATCACAAATGGATGAAAAACGTTACCAACATTGTTTAAATGTTGGTCAAACCGCCCAACATTTAGCTAATATCTATGATTTAAATCCCCAGCAAGCTTTAATTGCTGGGACATGGCATGATGTCACAAAACAATGGTCAAATGAAAAACAGGAAGCCTATTTATTAAAATATGCCCCGGAATTAGTTAGTGAACCAATCCCAACATGGCATGGTTATAGTGCATATTATTATTTAAAACATGAATTACTATTTAACGATGAAGAAATTTTATCAGCAATCAAATGACATACTGTTGGTCATCAATCAATGACAAAATTGGAAATGGTTACTTTTATTGCTGATAAAATTTCAAAAGAACGTCAATATGATGGGGTTGAATATTATCGTGAATTATCAACAATTAATTTAGAAAAAACATTTCAGGAATTAATTATTATGCAATATCAATGCGCAGTTGCCAAGCATGGTCTTCTGGCGATTGGTAAGAATATTATTAAAACAATTTCAAAGTGAGGAAAATCTTAA
- a CDS encoding energy-coupled thiamine transporter ThiT, protein MTITKETQWKKILIANKSLVFISLGLFLSFFIIFVAFNYEQLITIFPSLTLETVGNLKKFLIAFTTLGLIFNVLYTISSWLCTKDEYLNYKMQFVMLNIIGLNLINLSFNCVIYLRYRSEIKWEITNQSFWKHLQIKLGFWKWQTFDYVLIALFASFTIALGYVESYFLPNLPFGGGLALKYIPLIIIAFLHSSLAGWITGAISALMSLLFIQAGYIISPWSYLLDYFLPMTTPALAGVMRFAVKKDKNYITYVNYFILCITIFLIIYLWQVIGGYFIWTTAFPDSVWPGYSNWLYSLIYNFIHLFIFSYPISQVVIPLSLRALAPVFWERYLKTL, encoded by the coding sequence ATGACAATAACAAAAGAAACACAGTGAAAAAAGATTTTAATTGCTAATAAAAGTCTAGTTTTTATTTCACTAGGATTATTTTTAAGCTTTTTCATTATTTTTGTTGCGTTCAATTATGAACAATTAATTACAATCTTTCCTAGTCTTACTTTGGAAACTGTTGGTAATTTGAAAAAATTTTTAATTGCCTTTACTACCCTTGGTTTAATTTTTAATGTTTTATATACAATTAGTAGCTGGCTATGTACAAAAGATGAATATCTGAATTATAAAATGCAGTTTGTGATGCTAAATATAATAGGTTTAAATCTAATTAATTTAAGCTTTAATTGTGTGATTTATTTACGCTATCGTTCAGAAATTAAATGGGAAATAACTAACCAATCATTTTGAAAACACCTCCAAATTAAATTAGGATTTTGAAAATGACAAACATTTGATTATGTTTTAATTGCCCTTTTTGCTAGTTTTACAATCGCTCTAGGATATGTTGAAAGTTACTTTTTACCTAATCTCCCATTTGGAGGAGGATTAGCTTTAAAATATATTCCTTTAATTATCATTGCTTTTCTACATTCTAGTTTAGCTGGTTGAATAACAGGAGCTATTAGTGCTTTAATGTCATTGCTTTTTATTCAAGCAGGTTATATTATTTCCCCATGGTCATATTTATTAGATTATTTTTTGCCAATGACAACTCCAGCCCTAGCCGGGGTAATGCGCTTTGCGGTTAAAAAAGATAAAAATTATATTACCTATGTTAACTACTTTATTCTATGTATTACTATTTTTTTAATCATTTATTTATGGCAAGTAATTGGGGGTTATTTTATTTGAACAACTGCTTTTCCAGATTCAGTTTGACCAGGATATAGTAATTGACTATATAGTTTAATTTATAACTTTATTCATTTATTTATTTTTTCCTATCCCATATCGCAAGTTGTTATTCCCCTATCACTGCGAGCTTTAGCTCCTGTTTTTTGGGAACGTTATTTAAAGACTCTATAA
- a CDS encoding PQQ-binding-like beta-propeller repeat protein: MENKVQVFFDSMCNSCQYKFKKVINVAKKNALKDLYDLQVFLCTVDKNRSINEDNGVVPLAFIFCKQDSYVFFWKEDLYNGDGSSKIKIFNNRLILSQATIDRIKEHNANNNELTVVKKKQTQDITSKLISENNTSIVKHFNRQMVIMNRQNLLHSLKTRKMILSIVLVIILLFATTGGVLGWYFSRLENKIINVQNPNYNWRINLNEHLKDRDLGGIDNNVEETILAAVKVKNSVVQIEDLYVKNATKISATVGVKSSSSLYDPNSSVDVHFVARYVTLATDVKQRSFPDVNLDEKPEREELMAIIFEANKELRTGQVKIKNIQGANEIVTADLTVLKSSDRYLPTDTLKLYFSSDNRKLLAEVLTNQELGDIINKKPETIIDKIRELNPEVYVDEIEFVADSITSKQALIKVKMDSTDYIVNNDVIKVNYRVFNPNIGTIKGKVKQPADKKFDNNVESIVQIKNDVILAATWGSTIYQLNSNGTIIEQVEQPADKKFDDFLTALVKISDNIILAASLKSIYQLNSNGTIIEQVEQPADKKFDDFLTALVKISDNIILVGTAKGSIYQLNPDGTIIVQVVNKGFDDRISSLVKLSNGTILASSGNSIYQLNEDGTIKTKVEQPEGKKFDNYLESFVQLSDDTILVADKNSIYQLNEDGTIKIKVEQPEGKKFDTYLQSLVQLSDDTILAGTWSFADLPGSLASIYQLNWE, translated from the coding sequence ATGGAAAACAAAGTGCAAGTTTTTTTTGATAGCATGTGTAATAGTTGTCAGTATAAGTTTAAAAAAGTTATTAACGTTGCTAAAAAGAATGCATTAAAAGACTTATACGATTTGCAAGTATTTCTTTGCACTGTTGATAAAAATCGAAGTATTAATGAAGATAATGGGGTTGTTCCATTAGCTTTTATTTTTTGCAAACAAGATTCTTATGTTTTCTTTTGAAAAGAGGATTTATATAATGGTGATGGTTCATCTAAAATTAAAATTTTTAATAATAGACTGATATTATCCCAAGCAACAATTGATCGGATTAAAGAGCATAATGCTAATAATAATGAGTTAACAGTAGTTAAAAAGAAACAAACCCAAGATATTACTTCAAAACTTATTAGTGAAAATAATACTTCAATTGTAAAGCATTTTAATCGGCAAATGGTAATTATGAATCGCCAAAATTTATTACATTCGCTAAAAACTAGAAAAATGATTTTAAGTATTGTTTTGGTAATTATTTTATTGTTTGCAACAACGGGTGGAGTATTGGGTTGATATTTTAGTCGTTTAGAAAATAAAATAATTAACGTTCAAAATCCTAATTATAATTGACGAATTAATTTGAATGAGCATTTAAAAGATAGAGACTTAGGGGGAATTGACAATAATGTTGAAGAAACTATTTTAGCTGCGGTTAAAGTAAAGAACTCTGTAGTTCAAATTGAAGACTTGTATGTTAAAAATGCTACTAAAATTTCAGCAACAGTTGGGGTTAAATCATCAAGTAGTTTATATGATCCTAATTCTTCTGTTGATGTTCATTTTGTGGCAAGGTATGTAACATTGGCAACTGATGTAAAGCAACGAAGTTTTCCAGATGTGAATCTTGACGAAAAGCCAGAAAGAGAAGAATTAATGGCCATAATTTTTGAGGCAAATAAGGAATTAAGAACAGGACAGGTCAAAATTAAAAACATTCAAGGAGCTAATGAAATTGTCACAGCAGATTTAACTGTTCTTAAAAGTAGTGACCGATATTTGCCAACTGATACTTTAAAATTATATTTTAGTAGTGATAATCGGAAACTATTAGCAGAAGTTTTAACTAATCAAGAATTAGGGGATATTATAAATAAGAAGCCAGAAACTATTATAGATAAAATTAGAGAATTAAATCCAGAAGTCTATGTTGATGAAATTGAATTTGTTGCAGATTCTATTACTAGTAAGCAAGCGTTAATTAAAGTCAAAATGGACAGTACAGATTATATTGTAAATAATGATGTAATTAAAGTTAATTATCGTGTTTTTAATCCAAATATTGGAACGATTAAAGGAAAAGTAAAACAACCAGCTGATAAAAAATTTGATAATAACGTGGAATCTATTGTACAAATTAAAAATGATGTAATATTAGCAGCAACATGAGGCAGCACTATTTATCAATTGAATTCTAATGGGACTATTATAGAACAAGTAGAACAACCAGCTGATAAAAAATTTGATGACTTTCTTACAGCACTTGTTAAAATTTCGGATAATATTATTTTAGCCGCAAGTCTTAAATCAATTTATCAATTGAATTCTAATGGGACTATTATAGAACAAGTAGAACAACCAGCTGATAAAAAATTTGATGACTTTCTTACAGCACTTGTTAAAATTTCGGATAATATTATTTTGGTGGGAACAGCAAAGGGCTCAATTTATCAGTTAAATCCAGATGGAACAATCATAGTACAAGTAGTTAATAAAGGATTTGATGACCGGATTTCCTCGCTTGTTAAACTTTCGAATGGCACTATTTTAGCTAGTAGTGGGAATTCAATTTATCAGTTGAATGAGGATGGGACAATTAAAACAAAAGTAGAACAACCAGAAGGGAAAAAGTTTGATAATTATCTTGAATCGTTTGTTCAACTTTCGGATGATACTATTTTGGTTGCAGATAAGAATTCAATTTATCAGTTGAATGAGGATGGGACAATTAAAATAAAAGTAGAACAACCAGAAGGGAAAAAGTTTGATACTTATCTTCAATCGCTTGTTCAACTTTCGGATGATACTATTTTAGCCGGGACATGATCATTTGCTGATTTACCTGGTTCATTAGCATCAATTTATCAGTTGAATTGAGAATAA